A genomic region of Cotesia glomerata isolate CgM1 linkage group LG9, MPM_Cglom_v2.3, whole genome shotgun sequence contains the following coding sequences:
- the LOC123271834 gene encoding uncharacterized protein LOC123271834, which produces MKNNQNRYGVSRFSVYRRKKKLYDLHLKTFPNDLFFSSLPADIIEPPIISNPESHLIHNNEDITHYITTQIKKSYFSNTYNESILMSEPDQVDNFNVTNAMDHEESINECVDSQRITDEVLSNHCETNSNDTTFMDSQLNSLMYPVIPKSTITAKDHLLAVMSLASKFKFTYEASLSILRWINCASVGQILPTNKPALEKVLLQDNSIFTKHFYCEICNIYLGKDEVIDECYSELCKQEKSVKFFLQISLKSQIQQLMALPQIASSLKYRFSRSKKNHENIEDIYDSPSYLKHCEPGGFLYNSWNCTLTFNTDGASCSNSSNTSVYPVFLQINELPPHLRIKHMLLSTIWVGKGHPDMNLLLDPVITELNELYETGITWSSDGVNSNTSKFAVLICSVDSVARPMILNMKQFNGEYGCTFCYASGRRLAKKMVYPFERIIEHRNNDDLISQGLRAFESQAPYLGVKGPTNLTLLPLFDCIDGMVVEPLHNVFLGVTRQYALLLFAGDPKAPYYIGKPCHLRRINQRLISLKPPNRISRRPRSIYSIKQWKASEWRNWLLYYCLPCLENILKPKYMKHLAKLCQAIYIYNSDSISFSQLQEAQTLLQDFVSDFEVLFGIENMSFNVHLLRHIPTTVENWGPLWCYNASVFESWNNKIVSEITSPNGREIQIASRFMTKKYIENVCYDDTVNTITQTFIKNIFERRKVFDDTDRNHNFKGLGAKKRRKSKKLEYNALKKFGYKIKILTEFKKALINKIDFRSIQQVKSHSHSKLSVFSKTKFNNTGVFNKNIGFGVIRGIVEFEYNDEIIRGIFIEKLKCIRAMYNTSYIFNVNLSEKIEFVNCNEFFYPVVLILTIYGLRATKLSNCWEID; this is translated from the exons atgaaaaataatcaaaaccGATACGGTGTTTCACGTTTTTCTGTTTATCGCAGGAAGAAAAAATTGTATGacttacatttaaaaacatttccaaatgatctttttttttcctcctTACCAGCAGACATT attgaACCTCCTATCATCTCCAACCCTGAATCACATCTTATTCACAACAATGAAGACATTACCCACTACATTACAACacagataaaaaaatcttatttttccAACACTTACAATGAGTCTATTTTAATGAGCGAACCAGACCAAGTTGATAACTTTAATGTCACCAATGCAATGGACCATGAAGAATCCATCAATGAATGTGTTGATAGTCAACGTATAACTGATGAAGTTTTATCGAATCATTGTGAGACAAATTCTAATGATACTACTTTCATGGATAGtcaattaaatagtttaatgTATCCTGTTATACCAAAGTCAACGATTACTGCTAAAGATCACCTCTTAGCAGTAATGAGTTTagcttcaaaatttaagttcaCTTATGAAGCATCATTGTCAATTTTACGATGGATTAATTGTGCGAGTGTTGGACAAATACTACCAACAAATAAACCTGCATTAGAAAAAGTGTTACTTCAGGATAATAGTATATTCaccaaacatttttattgtgaaatttgtaatatttatttgggaaaaGATGAAGTAATTGATGAATGCTATTCAGAATTATGTAAACAAGAAAAATCAGTGAAGTTTTTTCTCCAAATAAGTTTGAAATCACAAATTCAACAATTAATGGCACTTCCACAGATCGCATCAAGTTTGAAATACCGATTTTCACgaagcaaaaaaaatcatgaaaatattgaagatatttaTGACAGTCCTAGTTATCTTAAACACTGTGAACCAGGtggatttttatataattcttGGAATTGTACTTTAACATTTAACACTGATGGTGCAAGCTGTTCTAATTCATCTAATACTAGCGTTTATccagtttttttacaaataaacgAACTCCCTCCTCATTTACGGATTAAACATATGCTTTTAAGTACGATTTGGGTTGGAAAAGGTCATCCTGACATGAATCTGCTGTTAGATCCTGTTATCACCGAGTTAAATGAACTGTATGAAACTGGTATTACATGGTCTTCTGATGGAGTAAATTCAAATACTAGTAAATTTGCAGTTTTAATATGTAGCGTAGATTCTGTTGCCCGTCCAATGATTCTCAACATGAAGCAATTCAATGGTGAATATGGTTGCACATTTTGCTATGCTTCTGGGCGTCGGTTAGCTAAGAAAATGGTGTACCCCTTTGAGCGAATTATTGAACACCGCAATAATGATGATCTTATCTCCCAGGGGCTAAGAGCTTTTGAATCTCAAGCGCCTTATTTAGGAGTCAAAGGACCAACAAATTTGACATTATTGCCACTGTTTGACTGCATAGATGGAATGGTTGTTGAACCGTTACACAATGTTTTTCTGGGCGTAACAAGACAATATGCACTACTGTTATTCGCTGGGGATCCGAAAGCACCATATTACATTGGAAAACCGTGTCATTTACGACGTATCAATCAGCGTCTAATCAGTTTAAAGCCACCGAATCGAATATCTCGAAGACCAAGATCAATATACAGCATAAAACAGTGGAAAGCCTCCGAATGGAGAAATTGGTTGCTGTATTACTGTCTACCATGCTTGGAAAACATCTTAAAACCGAAGTATATGAAGCATTTAGCCAAGTTATGTCAagctatatacatatacaattCAGATTCAATATCCTTTAGTCAGTTACAAGAAGCACAAACTCTCTTGCAAGATTTTGTTTCTGATTTTGAGGTTTTATTTGGCATCGAAAATATGTCGTTTAATGTTCACTTGCTGCGTCATATACCTACTACAGTTGAAAATTGGGGGCCATTGTGGTGTTATAATGCATCAGTATTTGAGTCctggaataataaaattgtaagcGAAATAACTAGTCCGAACGGAAGAGAAATTCAAATTGCTTCGCGATTTATGACGAAGAAATATATTGAAAATGTATGTTATGATGATACCGTTAACACTATTACtcaaacatttattaaaaatatttttgaacgCAGAAAAGTATTTGATGACACTGATCgtaatcataattttaaagGTCTTGGCgcgaaaaaaagaagaaaaagtaaaaaattggaGTACAatgctttgaaaaaatttggctataaaatcaaaattctcaCGGAATTTAAGAaagctttaataaataaaattgattttcgaTCAATACAGCAAGTAAAATCTCATAGCCATTCCAAGCTTTCTGTCTTTAgcaaaacaaaattcaataatactggtgttttcaacaaaaatattggGTTTGGTGTCATTCGAGGTATTGTTGAATTTGAATATAATGATGAAATCATTCGTGGTATCTTcattgaaaaacttaaatgCATTCGAGCAATGTATAACACTAGCTACATTTTCAACGTCAACTTGAgtgaaaaaatagaatttgtaaactgtaatgaatttttttatcctgtTGTTCTAATATTGACAATTTATGGTCTTCGTGCTACAAAACTATCTAATTGCTGGGAAATTGATTGA
- the LOC123271896 gene encoding uncharacterized protein LOC123271896 isoform X2: MDFAIIQVASGGKKVVQLQNIFLIDDDNKYTIRGTKDLIKQADNGRSKTLRVSINKKLIACTVIEISDDKDYLSSKIKSPMLGRGKRLKPVKRLNFSPGMTKDNPVPSRKVLSNRETNQAIAQKKKIKIVQSKNVSQRERVIIERMRKKLKENVQTTEVEPDPVEPNPGEPNPVEPNPVKPIHNEPGTFTSITSIGLPADDALSSGTSGNSNQEEKNDILIEKFKR, translated from the exons ATGGATTTCGCTATCATTCAAGTGGCATCAGGAGGTAAGAAGGTTGTCCAGCTCCAAAACATCTTTCTGATCGATGATGATAACAAATACACAATCCGTGGAACAAAGGATTTGATCAAACAAGCTGATAATGGCCGCAGTAAAACTCTCCGTGTTTCAATCAACAAGAAATTGATAGCTTGTACTGTTATAGAAATAAGTG ATGACAAAGATTATTTGTcaagcaaaataaaaagtcCAATGCTTGGCCGTGGAAAAAGATTGAAACCAGTTAAGAGGCTCAACTTCTCGCCTGGAATGACGAAAGATAATCCAGTACCATCAAGGAAGGTTCTTTCAAATCGAGAAACGAACCAGGCTATTGCTCAAAAG aaaaaaattaaaatcgtacAATCTAAAAATGTGTCCCAAAGAGAAAGAGTTATCATTGAGAGGATGAGAAagaaattgaaagaaaatgtACAAACAACt gAGGTTGAACCTGATCCTGTTGAACCCAATCCTGGTGAACCTAATCCTGTTGAACCCAACCCTGTTAAACCTATTCATAATGAACCCGGTACTTTTACGTCTATTACAAGCATTGGATTACCAGCAGATGATGCTTTATCTAGTGGAACATCGGGAAATTCGAATCAAGAGGAGAAAAAT gatattctaattgaaaaattcaaacgGTAA
- the LOC123271896 gene encoding uncharacterized protein LOC123271896 isoform X4, whose protein sequence is MASGGKKVVQLQNIFLIDDDNKYTIRGTKDLIKQADNGRSKTLRVSINKKLIACTVIEISDDKDYLSSKIKSPMLGRGKRLKPVKRLNFSPGMTKDNPVPSRKVLSNRETNQAIAQKKKIKIVQSKNVSQRERVIIERMRKKLKENVQTTEVEPDPVEPNPGEPNPVEPNPVKPIHNEPGTFTSITSIGLPADDALSSGTSGNSNQEEKNDILIEKFKR, encoded by the exons A TGGCATCAGGAGGTAAGAAGGTTGTCCAGCTCCAAAACATCTTTCTGATCGATGATGATAACAAATACACAATCCGTGGAACAAAGGATTTGATCAAACAAGCTGATAATGGCCGCAGTAAAACTCTCCGTGTTTCAATCAACAAGAAATTGATAGCTTGTACTGTTATAGAAATAAGTG ATGACAAAGATTATTTGTcaagcaaaataaaaagtcCAATGCTTGGCCGTGGAAAAAGATTGAAACCAGTTAAGAGGCTCAACTTCTCGCCTGGAATGACGAAAGATAATCCAGTACCATCAAGGAAGGTTCTTTCAAATCGAGAAACGAACCAGGCTATTGCTCAAAAG aaaaaaattaaaatcgtacAATCTAAAAATGTGTCCCAAAGAGAAAGAGTTATCATTGAGAGGATGAGAAagaaattgaaagaaaatgtACAAACAACt gAGGTTGAACCTGATCCTGTTGAACCCAATCCTGGTGAACCTAATCCTGTTGAACCCAACCCTGTTAAACCTATTCATAATGAACCCGGTACTTTTACGTCTATTACAAGCATTGGATTACCAGCAGATGATGCTTTATCTAGTGGAACATCGGGAAATTCGAATCAAGAGGAGAAAAAT gatattctaattgaaaaattcaaacgGTAA
- the LOC123271896 gene encoding uncharacterized protein LOC123271896 isoform X1: MCTCLLKRRIIVMTLESIHLPIHVSIAMDFAIIQVASGGKKVVQLQNIFLIDDDNKYTIRGTKDLIKQADNGRSKTLRVSINKKLIACTVIEISDDKDYLSSKIKSPMLGRGKRLKPVKRLNFSPGMTKDNPVPSRKVLSNRETNQAIAQKKKIKIVQSKNVSQRERVIIERMRKKLKENVQTTEVEPDPVEPNPGEPNPVEPNPVKPIHNEPGTFTSITSIGLPADDALSSGTSGNSNQEEKNDILIEKFKR; the protein is encoded by the exons atgtGCACgtgtctattaaaaagaagaaTTATAGTAATGACTCTGGAAAGTATTCATTTACCTATTCA tgTATCAATAGCAATGGATTTCGCTATCATTCAAGTGGCATCAGGAGGTAAGAAGGTTGTCCAGCTCCAAAACATCTTTCTGATCGATGATGATAACAAATACACAATCCGTGGAACAAAGGATTTGATCAAACAAGCTGATAATGGCCGCAGTAAAACTCTCCGTGTTTCAATCAACAAGAAATTGATAGCTTGTACTGTTATAGAAATAAGTG ATGACAAAGATTATTTGTcaagcaaaataaaaagtcCAATGCTTGGCCGTGGAAAAAGATTGAAACCAGTTAAGAGGCTCAACTTCTCGCCTGGAATGACGAAAGATAATCCAGTACCATCAAGGAAGGTTCTTTCAAATCGAGAAACGAACCAGGCTATTGCTCAAAAG aaaaaaattaaaatcgtacAATCTAAAAATGTGTCCCAAAGAGAAAGAGTTATCATTGAGAGGATGAGAAagaaattgaaagaaaatgtACAAACAACt gAGGTTGAACCTGATCCTGTTGAACCCAATCCTGGTGAACCTAATCCTGTTGAACCCAACCCTGTTAAACCTATTCATAATGAACCCGGTACTTTTACGTCTATTACAAGCATTGGATTACCAGCAGATGATGCTTTATCTAGTGGAACATCGGGAAATTCGAATCAAGAGGAGAAAAAT gatattctaattgaaaaattcaaacgGTAA
- the LOC123271896 gene encoding uncharacterized protein LOC123271896 isoform X3: MCTCLLKRRIIVMTLESIHLPIHVSIAMDFAIIQVASGGKKVVQLQNIFLIDDDNKYTIRGTKDLIKQADNGRSKTLRVSINKKLIACTVIEISDDKDYLSSKIKSPMLGRGKRLKPVKRLNFSPGMTKDNPVPSRKVLSNRETNQAIAQKEVEPDPVEPNPGEPNPVEPNPVKPIHNEPGTFTSITSIGLPADDALSSGTSGNSNQEEKNDILIEKFKR; encoded by the exons atgtGCACgtgtctattaaaaagaagaaTTATAGTAATGACTCTGGAAAGTATTCATTTACCTATTCA tgTATCAATAGCAATGGATTTCGCTATCATTCAAGTGGCATCAGGAGGTAAGAAGGTTGTCCAGCTCCAAAACATCTTTCTGATCGATGATGATAACAAATACACAATCCGTGGAACAAAGGATTTGATCAAACAAGCTGATAATGGCCGCAGTAAAACTCTCCGTGTTTCAATCAACAAGAAATTGATAGCTTGTACTGTTATAGAAATAAGTG ATGACAAAGATTATTTGTcaagcaaaataaaaagtcCAATGCTTGGCCGTGGAAAAAGATTGAAACCAGTTAAGAGGCTCAACTTCTCGCCTGGAATGACGAAAGATAATCCAGTACCATCAAGGAAGGTTCTTTCAAATCGAGAAACGAACCAGGCTATTGCTCAAAAG gAGGTTGAACCTGATCCTGTTGAACCCAATCCTGGTGAACCTAATCCTGTTGAACCCAACCCTGTTAAACCTATTCATAATGAACCCGGTACTTTTACGTCTATTACAAGCATTGGATTACCAGCAGATGATGCTTTATCTAGTGGAACATCGGGAAATTCGAATCAAGAGGAGAAAAAT gatattctaattgaaaaattcaaacgGTAA